Proteins from a genomic interval of Vicia villosa cultivar HV-30 ecotype Madison, WI unplaced genomic scaffold, Vvil1.0 ctg.000273F_1_1_3, whole genome shotgun sequence:
- the LOC131626197 gene encoding probable LRR receptor-like serine/threonine-protein kinase At3g47570, which produces MTHIQHILLLCFLLHNFHFIICNNNNTDRDILLSFKLQLIDPNSALSSWRQDSNHCTWYGVNCSKVGERVQSLTLSGLSLYGKLPSNLSNLTYLHSLDLSKNNFHGQIPIQFAHFTLLNVIQLAFNNLSGSLPPQLGQLHNLVSLDFSVNNLTGEIPSTFGNLFSLKNLSLARNKFAGEIPIELANLRNLSRLQLSENNFTGKFPTSIFFNLSSLVFLSLTLNNLSGELPQDFGHAFPNLITLALATNRFEGVIPNSISNSSHLQIIDLANNRFHGPIPLFNNLKNLTHLTLGNNYLTSTTSLNLKFFDSLRNSTQLQILMVNDNNLTGELPNSVAYLSGNLQQFCVSNNQLNGSVPKGMNKFQNLISFSFEQNYFTGELPLELGSLKNLEQLLIYQNRLSGEIPDIFGNLTNLYILAIGNNQFSGRIHPSIGKCKRLTLLDLEMNKLSGVIPMEIFQLSGLTTLYLHGNSLNGSLPLEFKMEQLETMIVSDNKLSGNIPKIEVNVLKTLKMARNNFSGSIPSSLGDLASLVTLDLSSNNLTGPIPESLEKLEYMVRLNLSFNKLEGEVPMKGVFMNLSQVDLQGNNRLCGLNNQVTHKLGVTLCVAGKKNKRNILLPIILGIIGAIVLFASMLYLLWLLISLKKHEEENRSLSSTPLKGLPQNISYGDIRLATNNFSSTNLVGKGGFGSVYKGVFNTSTYESQTTILAVKVLDLQQRKASQSFSAECEALKNIRHRNLVKVITSCSSTDYKGDDFKALVMQFMPNGNLEMNLYPEDLESGSLLTLLQRLNIAIDVASAMDYLHHDCDPPIVHCDLKPANVLLDEDMVAHVADFGLARFLSQNPSEKHSSSTLELKGSIGYIAPEYGLGGKASTSGDVYSFGILLLEMLIAKKPTDEMFKEGLNMNNFEKKLLNIVDQRLINLYEYSTQNFSSDSHSGESSDISYSDRSNTYKAEECIAAAMRIGLSCVAHHPKDRWTMREALTKLHGIKHFILGL; this is translated from the exons ATGACCCATATACAACATATTTTGCTTCTATGTTTCCTACTTCATAATTTTCACTTCATTatttgcaacaacaataacacagaCAGAGATATCCTTCTATCTTTCAAATTACAGCTAATTGATCCTAACAGTGCTTTGTCCAGTTGGAGACAAGATTCTAATCATTGTACATGGTATGGAGTCAACTGTTCCAAAGTTGGTGAAAGAGTTCAGTCTCTCACCTTATCAGGACTTAGTCTCTATGGTAAACTACCTTCTAATCTCTCAAACCTCACTTACCTTCATTCACTTGACCTTTCTAAGAACAATTTTCATGGCCAAATTCCTATCCAATTTGCTCATTTCACACTCCTCAATGTCATTCAATTAGCTTTCAACAATCTCTCAGGTTCACTTCCACCACAATTGGGTCAACTTCATAATCTAGTAAGTTTAGATTTTTCTGTCAATAATCTCACAGGAGAAATCCCTTCAACTTTTGGCAATCTCTTTTCTCTTAAGAATCTTTCTTTGGCAAGGAACAAGTTTGCAGGTGAGATTCCAATTGAATTGGCCAATCTCCGTAATCTTTCAAGACTTCAACTCTCAGAAAACAATTTCACTGGCAAGTTTCCTACTTCTATTTTCTTCAACCTCTCTTCCTTAGTTTTCTTATCCCTCACACTGAACAATCTATCAGGCGAGTTGCCGCAAGATTTCGGCCACGCCTTTCCAAATTTAATCACACTTGCTCTTGCAACCAATAGATTTGAAGGGGTGATTCCAAATTCTATATCCAATTCATCACATCTTCAAATTATTGATCTTGCTAACAATAGATTTCATGGACCAATACCTCTTTTCAACAACCTGAAAAACCTCACTCATTTGACACTAGGTAATAACTATCTCACTTCCACAACATCATTGAATTTAAAGTTCTTTGATTCGCTTAGAAACTCCACTCAGTTGCAAATTCTTATGGTCAATGATAACAACTTGACCGGTGAACTTCCAAATTCTGTTGCCTATCTTTCAGGCAATCTACAACAGTTCTGTGTTTCTAATAATCAGCTAAATGGAAGTGTTCCTAAAGGAATGAACAAGTTTCAAAATCTCATATCCTTCTCTTTTGAACAGAATTATTTCACTGGCGAGTTACCATTAGAATTAGGATCACTCAAGAATTTGGAGCAGCTATTGATATACCAAAACAGATTGTCTGGTGAAATTCCTGATATATTTGGCAATTTAACAAATCTGTATATTCTTGCAATAGGAAACAACCAATTCTCAGGTAGAATTCACCCTAGCATTGGAAAATGCAAGAGATTGACTCTTCTTGACTTGGAAATGAATAAGCTTTCCGGTGTCATACCAATGGAGATTTTTCAACTCTCTGGATTGACAACTTTGTACTTACACGGAAACTCTTTGAATGGATCGCTTCCTCTTGAATTCAAGATGGAGCAGTTAGAGACCATGATTGTTTCAGACAACAAGCTGTCGGGGAACATTCCTAAAATCGAAGTAAACGTCTTGAAGACACTTAAGATGGCAAGAAATAATTTTAGTGGCTCAATTCCAAGTAGTCTAGGAGATTTAGCATCCCTTGTGACCTTGGATTTATCATCAAACAATCTCACTGGTCCAATTCCTGAGAGCTTAGAAAAGCTTGAGTATATGGTGAGGTTAAATTTGTCTTTCAACAAATTGGAAGGAGAGGTTCCTATGAAAGGTGTTTTTATGAACCTAAGCCAGGTTGATCTCCAAGGTAACAACAGATTATGCGGCCTTAACAATCAAGTTACGCACAAGTTGGGAGTCACTTTGTGTGTTGCAGGTAAAAAAAACAAGAGAAACATTTTACTCCCTATCATACTAGGGATTATAGGTGCGATTGTTTTGTTCGCTTCAATGCTCTATCTGCTGTGGCTGCTAATTTCCTTAAAGAAACACGAGGAGGAGAATAGAAGTTTGTCATCAACTCCTCTTAAGGGTTTGCCTCAAAATATATCCTATGGTGATATTAGGCTTGCTACAAACAATTTTTCTTCCACAAACTTGGTTGGAAAAGGAGGCTTTGGTTCTGTTTACAAGGGTGTGTTCAACACCAGCACTTATGAAAGTCAAACCACCATACTTGCTGTTAAAGTTCTTGACCTGCAACAAAGAAAAGCCTCTCAGAGTTTTAGTGCAGAATGCGAAGCTTTGAAAAACATTAGGCATCGGAATCTTGTCAAGGTGATCACTTCTTGCTCTAGCACTGATTACAAGGGGGATGATTTTAAGGCACTGGTTATGCAATTCATGCCTAATGGTAATCTAGAGATGAATTTATACCCAGAAGATCTCGAGTCAGGATCTTTACTAACCTTGTTGCAAAGGTTGAATATTGCTATTGATGTAGCTTCTGCCATGGACTACTTGCACCATGATTGTGATCCACCAATAGTCCATTGTGATCTTAAACCTGCCAATGTCCTGCTAGATGAAGATATGGTTGCACATGTAGCAGATTTTGGGTTGGCAAGGTTTCTCTCTCAAAATCCATCAGAGAAACATAGCAGCAGCACGCTGGAACTGAAAGGGTCAATTGGCTATATTGCCCCAG AATATGGTCTAGGAGGCAAGGCTTCAACTAGTGGTGACGTGTACAGTTTTGGGATCCTACTACTAGAGATGTTGATAGCCAAAAAACCAACAGATGAAATGTTCAAAGAAGGATTAAACATGAACAATTTTGAGAAGAAATTACTGAATATTGTTGATCAAAGGCTTATTAACCTTTATGAATATTCAACACAAAACTTTAGCAGCGATAGTCATAGTGGTGAATCCAGCGACATCAGCTATAGTGATCGTAGCAACACATACAAAGCTGAGGAGTGCATAGCTGCTGCAATGAGAATTGGCTTGTCATGTGTAGCGCATCATCCCAAAGATAGGTGGACCATGAGAGAAGCCTTGACAAAATTACATGGAATTAAGCACTTTATTCTAGGCTTGTAA
- the LOC131626205 gene encoding uncharacterized protein LOC131626205, with the protein MDVPNTASWIFKNILSAREHIAGMQEHWDKSMVVNKFQMSKMYHGLYQHEPNVAWHSILRRNLARPRAVFFLWLACHQKLATKSRLKKIGIDLDPICCFCHEEETQEHLLFCCKPMFAIWQDILLWMGVTRTPMHWQVEIDWIVRYCNGKGKKCGIMKMAAAETIYFCWKYRNDSCFGESYDRNIVVDNIKNMVIHRGWQSRKYRESVAQLLL; encoded by the coding sequence ATGGATGTGCCTAATACTGCTTCCTGGATTTTCAAGAATATTCTTAGTGCTAGAGAGCACATTGCAGGTATGCAGGAGCATTGGGATAAAAGCATGGTGGTAAACAAATTTCAAATGAGCAAGATGTATCATGGGTTGTATCAACATGAGCCTAATGTTGCGTGGCACTCTATTCTGAGGAGGAATTTAGCTAGGCCTCGAGCTGTGTTCTTCCTCTGGCTTGCCTGCCACCAGAAATTGGCTACAAAGTCGAGACTTAAGAAGATTGGAATAGATCTAGATCCTATTTGTTGCTTCTGTCACGAAGAGGAGACTCAAGAGCACCTCTTGTTCTGTTGTAAACCTATGTTTGCTATTTGGCAGGATATTCTTCTTTGGATGGGAGTGACCCGTACCCCTATGCACTGGCAGGTTGAAATTGATTGGATTGTGAGATATTGTAATGGCAAGGGCAAAAAATGTGGGATCATGAAGATGGCTGCAGCAGAAACCATTTATTTTTGCTGGAAGTATAGAAATGACTCTTGTTTTGGGGAGTCATATGATAGAAATATAGTTGTAGATAACATCAAAAATATGGTCATACATAGAGGTTGGCAAAGTAGGAAGTATAGAGAGAGTGTGGCCCAATTATTGTTGTAA